TTCGGGTTTGAGGGATTGAGTCGTGTCTGGAACGTCCAGTTTGTTACTACTGGAAACTCGCCCAACTGTTCTCCGCTGTGTGGGTTCCATGCAATTGTTCGGTTGTCCTTGCCGCAAGAGAGCAGGATATCGCTGTCCTGTGTACACCACGAAAGAGACAGTACACCCTGATCGTGTGCTTGCAGCGTCTTCTCGGGCGCATTCGTATTGCGGAGGTCCCAGACCAGGACGAGCGGGTTTTGATCGGTAGGAATGGCAGTGACCAGCCTTGTAGGGACTTCGGGGTCCCAGGATACCGCGCTGACTGTTTTCCTGCCGAAGTGGTTGAGCGTGAGAGTCTCCTTCTTAGCTCTGACATCCCAGACAGTAACAAAGCCTCCGCTGCTTCCAGTCGCAAGGATGTGGGCAACCTTCTTGTTCCAGTCCAATGTTGTGTATTCATCAGGGTTCGCGCCAGCCTTGCCAAGACGGAAGGTCTTCGATTGATCATCGAGATCGTGGACGTAGAGCTCGCCCTTGGCACCTGCGGAGGCAAGGATGTTCGATCGATAGGGATTGAACTGGAGGGCTTGAATGGGTCCGGTGTGCTTGTCGATCTGCTCAATCTGGGCATCTCTGTGGGCGGTCAGCAACCATATCACCTGCCAGATGATATGCTCTCTTACCCTGCACCTGTTCGTAGCTTCTCCGCGTCCCAGAGTACCAGTGCGCCGCTGTCGAGTGCCCCCGCTATTACTCCTCTGGGGTATTGCTCGCTGGGCTGGCTCCAGGCAATGTCGTTGAACCTGTAATACACTCAATTCCCTGCTGACGTTCGAAAAAAACCTGGCGATATACCTGGACTCCACGTTCACCGTCGCAACAGGCTCGAGCTCTACTCCGTGCTCGACATCATCCAGCTTGAGCTCCCAGAGCTCTAATTGTGTATCGCCTGAAAAGTCGGCATCAACAGCTCCAGACTTTGTTCCCGTAGCAATTAATGGCTGGGTCGGTCCCGGCGACCAAGCAAATGTTGCCGTCCGGGGTATTTCTCGTAGGCGGACCATGGTGGGCTGTGGTCGCACCGAGGCGGTCGAGTAGCGAGTTGGGCAAGGAAAACAAAATCAATCAGAAACGGCGGCTTTATGAGACGCTATGTGGAGAGGTACACGTGGAGGAAAAGTCTCGAACAGTGTTGCAAGCGAAGTTGTTAGCAAGGCAACGGTATACTTGACCTCGAGCATCCACCACCTGTCCCTTCCATCATCGGGCGGGCTAAGGGCACAGACCACCCTGCTCTGCACCGAACCGGCGCACGTGACATCGATTTTCTTACCGCGAGCACCTTGAACAAGCATGCAACCAACCTTGCACGCGAAAACATATTCCAACTCTAGCCAAAATGTCAAATTTTTCGGACGCATCACGCCTAAAGGCTACGGTGTTCGTCGGCGGCCTCGATCAAGCAGTCACCCAGCAAACCCTGTTCCACGCCTTCCTGCCGTTTGGAGACATCGTCGAAGTCAACCTGCCAAAGCCAGATCTACCAAATTCGAACGAAACACATCGTGGCTTTGGCTATGTTGAGTTTGAAGCTGCTACGGATGCTACAGATGCGATAGACAACATGGACCGGAGCGAACTGTACGGCCAGGTCATCAAAGTTGCTGCAGCTAAGCCGCAGAAAGACCACACCGAAGGTCTGGGGAGCAAAACAGCTGTGTGGGAGCAGGTAGATCTACTTCAATCTTATATGCTGCAAGTTACGTGCTAACAGCCTACAGGAAGGATGGTTGGCCAAGCATGCTGTGAGCGAAGAAGATCGTCAAGCAACCGAGCAGCTACAGGAGGAAGCAAACGGCCCTATGGATCCGATGCAAGGGCTTGAGGGCCTTGACGAAGCAGGACCTAAGGCTGCTTGAGAGTATGAGCAAGTTGTCGATTTTCAGTCCGTCATGGCAGGCGAGGCGTTAGGGCGTGCATGAAGATGTCATAGGCACATTGTCATTGTACATTGGGTGTGATTCTTGTGGCTAGTCTGGTAGGGGTTTGGAATATCCAATTGTGCGAATCGAATGATGTTTCTGTACCACATTTATAGAGTGCAAATCGTGAAGAAACGAGCACACCATTGCGACAATTCCTACTAACCTAATAGAAAACGACAGTCGTATGCAGCACAAATGAAACCCCATGTTATATTTCAGTTTTCAGTGGTCTACATGCCCGGTTGTTGTGTACACAGAGCTCTTTTGCCCAGAAGCGTCCAATTTTGGTAATCAGGCATCTACTGCTCCTTACCCTGCCTCTTGAGGCGGAGGGTCTTGTCGACCCAGAGTTTCCTGCCGAGGGAAAAGAAGGCCATGACAACGGCAACGCTGTAAGATATGTCAGACCACCAACTCCAGACCCCACATGTCGCGAAAGAGGACTCACCCGAGGACAATGACTACAGGGCAAGTTAGCGAATACTCAGTTATAGGTCCTGCAGAGTGGTGATGACGTACTCAGAGGCCAAATCTCAGTGGGAATGTTCTTGAGCTGGCGGAGGCGCTGCGAGGCAGTGTGGGCTGTTGCGTGGTCAATTCGGGTCCTGTAGTGCGATTGTTCAGGCAATTGGCTTACCGCCCTGCTCCTGCTTCTGTTGAAACCGTTAGCATACATTCTGCCAGTGTGTGGGGGAGTATGGGGG
Above is a genomic segment from Ascochyta rabiei chromosome 10, complete sequence containing:
- a CDS encoding Peptidylprolyl isomerase; its protein translation is MSNFSDASRLKATVFVGGLDQAVTQQTLFHAFLPFGDIVEVNLPKPDLPNSNETHRGFGYVEFEAATDATDAIDNMDRSELYGQVIKVAAAKPQKDHTEGLGSKTAVWEQEGWLAKHAVSEEDRQATEQLQEEANGPMDPMQGLEGLDEAGPKAA